Below is a window of Gloeocapsa sp. DLM2.Bin57 DNA.
TTAGCTACAGTCAGAGAAATTCTCACTAGTCAAGAATTAGCAGATAGCAGTGTTCAAAGAGTCGATAATTTTGGTATATCTATTCGCAGTAAAAATATTAATGTAGAACAAAGAAGTAGGTTAATCTCAGCTTTAGAAGAAAGTATCGGGACTTTTGATCCTCAAAAAACTCAAATAGATACCGTAGGTCCAACTATAGGGAAAGAGTTATTTAGATCGGGAACTTTAGCCTTAATAGTCTCTTTTTTGGGAATTATTGCTTATGTAAGCATTAGATTCCAGCTAGACTATGCTATCTTCGCTATTATCGCCCTCTTCCACGACGTCTTTATTACCGCGGGAGTTTTCGCTATCCTAGGATTAGTGATTGGTTTAGAGGTAGATTCCCTATTTCTGGTAGCTTTACTCACGATTATCGGTTTTTCGGTCAATGATACGGTGGTTATTTACGATCGCATCAGAGAAATAGCTAAAGATCAACCAGAATTAGATATCAGAGAAGTAGTTGATCTCGGGGTTAATCAAACTTTAGGGCGATCGATTAATACCACCATCACTACTCTTTTACCCTTAGTGACAATCTATATCTTTGGGGGAGAAACACTCAAATATTTTGCCTTAGCTTTGATTATCGGGTTTATTTGTGGTTCTTACTCCAGTATATTTATCGCCAGCACTTTGTTAGCATGGTGGAGGAATAGTCGCTCAAATCAATTAGCAGTAGAATAGGAATGTTTAATGTTTGGACAGCTTTCGTATTGGCGATCGCTGCTTTAATCGCTACCCCTGTTATCTTTGTCTTAAGCAGTATCTTTACAGACGCAGGGGAAATTTGGCAACATTTAGCTAGTACAGTACTTCCAGGTTATATCACTAACTCCCTATGGTTGATGTTGGGAGTAACTATAGGTGTTCTCGTGATCGGAGTAGGTACAGCTTGGTTAGTGACCATGTGTAACTTTTGGCTACGGGGTGTATTTGAGTGGGCTTTACTATTACCCCTAGCAGCACCTGCTTACCTACTAGCTTATACTTACACTAATATGCTAGATTATTTCGGTCCAGTACAAACAACTTTACGCAATATCTTTGGTTGGACTAGTGTAAGGGATTACTGGTTTCCCAATATTCGTTCTCTGTGGGGGGCGATCGCCATGTTAATCCTCGTCTTATATCCCTACGTCTATTTATTAGCCAGAGTAGCTTTTCTAGAACAATCTGTTTGTACTACAGAAGCTAGTCGCTCTTTGGGTTGTACACCCTGGCGCAGTTTTTGGACGATCGCCCTCCCTTTAGCGCGTCCTTCGATTATGGCGGGTTTAGCTTTAGCTTTGATGGAAACCCTC
It encodes the following:
- the secF gene encoding protein translocase subunit SecF, yielding MKISVIKYQKLWWAISAMAIALSLAAMFLSWQQINAPLRPGLDFIGGTRLQLELNCELENNCPQPIELATVREILTSQELADSSVQRVDNFGISIRSKNINVEQRSRLISALEESIGTFDPQKTQIDTVGPTIGKELFRSGTLALIVSFLGIIAYVSIRFQLDYAIFAIIALFHDVFITAGVFAILGLVIGLEVDSLFLVALLTIIGFSVNDTVVIYDRIREIAKDQPELDIREVVDLGVNQTLGRSINTTITTLLPLVTIYIFGGETLKYFALALIIGFICGSYSSIFIASTLLAWWRNSRSNQLAVE